A region of the Zhihengliuella halotolerans genome:
GCGGCCGGGGTGGCGATCGCGAGGGACACGACGACGGACCCGAGCGAGACGATCAGCGAGGTCACCAGGTTCGGCCCCTGATCGGCGATCGCGGTCGCGTACCCGGCGAAGCTTGGGTTGAGCGGGAAGAAGTCGGCGTTGAGGGTGTTCCCGGAGGGCTGCAGGGACGCGTTGACCATCCAGTAGACGGGGAACAGCATGACCGCCACGAAGACGGCCCCGAGGACCGTGTAGCGCAGATCCTTGCGGGAGCGCAGGGACGTGGGCCGGAAGTCGGCGCGTTGTGCGACGGGGGTTGTCATGTCGGTACTCCTTTCTAGTTGGCCGACCGGCGCGTGCTGCGGAGGTAGACGAGCGCGAAGACGAGGGAGATGACGATCAGAACGTTGCTGAAGGCGGCCCCGACGCCGAACTCGAAGTCCACGAAGGACGACTGGTAGGAGCGGATGGCGATGGTCTGGGTGGCATTCGCGGGACCGCCGTTGGTCAGGCCCAGGATGATGTCGATGACCTTGAGCGTGTAGACCACGCCGAGGATCAGCACCACCGAGATCACGCCGCGCAGGTTCGGCAGCGTGATGTGCCAGAACGCCTTCCAGCCGGTCGCGCCGTCGAGCGCTGCGGCCTCGTACTGCTCCTCGGGAATCTCCTGCAAACCCCCGTAGAGGATCGTGACGTTGAACGGGATGCCGACCCAGATGTTCACGAGGATCACCGCGGTCAGCGCCAGGTCCGGGTCGGTCAGCCAGGGCACGGCGTCCAAGCCGAGGCCGCGCAGCGCCTGGTTGAGGATGCCGCCGTCGAGCTCCATGATCGAGCGCCACGTGGCGCTCGCGACGATGAGCGGCAGGAGCCACGGCAGCAGCAGCACGGCCCGCATGAACCCGCTGAGCGGGAACTTGCGGTGGAAGAACACGGCCAGGGCCAGCCCGATCGCGAACTGCCCGGCGATCGATCCGACAGTGAAGACGGCCGTGTTCCACAGGGCCGGGACGAAGAGCTGGCTGCTCATCGCTGTGACGTAGTTGGTCAGTCCGACCCAGGGGGCCTCGCCGGTGAAGAACGTCGCGGTCGTGTAGTCCTGGAACCCCATGACCACGTTCTTCACGACGGGGTAGCCGAAGAACAGGGCCACGTAGACGGCGGCCGGGACGACGAACATGAACTTGACGACGTCGTCCCGTCGCAGCCGTCGGCGGCGGACGGGGCCGGGCGCGCCGGCGGTCGCCGCGGCGGTCGGCGCTCCCGGATGTGCTCTCACCTGAGTGTGCGTCTCACTCACGGGGTCAGCCCTGCGCGGCCTGTTCGAAAGCCTCCTCGGCTGTGGCCTTGCCGGTCAGCGCGAGCTGGATGGCGGTGTAGATCTCCGTCGCCGTGGCGGGCCACTCGGTGCCGAGCTGGCCGGTGCGCGAGCGGGCGTTGCGGACCTGCTCGGCGAACGCCTCCATCGAGGGGACCTCCTCGACGTACTCGTCGATCAGGTCCGTGCGGGTCGGCACCTTGAACGTCGCCTTCGCGATCTCGAGCTGGTTCTCCTCGCCGGAGATGCAAGCGACGAACTCGGCGGCCTTGGCCTGCTTGGCCTCGTCCCCGGTGGCCGGCACGGTCCAGACCTCGCCGCCGAGCGGTGCGATCGGGGTCTCGCCGGCGTTGGGGACGGGAACCTGCACGGAATCGTAGTTGATGCCGGACTCCTCCAGGGCGGGGATCTGCCACGGGCCGTTGATCGTCATGGCGGCGTTGCCGGCTGCGAACTGATCCTTGGCGTCCCCCTGGGACCAGTTCATGACGGACTCCGACGCGGAGCCGGACTCGACCAGGTCGACCCACAGCTCCAGCGCCTCGGCGACCTGAGGCGTCGTCAGGTCCGTCTCGTCACCGCCGTTGGACCACATGAACGGCAGGAACTGCCACGAGCCCTCGTAGGTCGCGACGGCGGAGAAGGAGAGCCCGTACCGGTCCCCCTCCGTGAGCGCCTCGGCCGCGGACTTCAGTTCGTCCCACGTCTGCGGGGGCTCGATTCCGGCCTCTTCGAGCATGTCCACGTTGTAGAACAGCCCGAGCGTGTTCACGACCGGGCCCAGCCCGTAAACCTCGCCCTCGTAGGAGGCCGCGTCGAGGATGCCCTGCGCGAATCCGGAGGTGTCGAGACCGTAGTCGCTCAGCGGGGTCAGCCCGCCGGACTGGGCGATCTCCTGCACGTCCGGGTTGTCGAGCATGAGGACGTCGGGCAGCGTGCGCGAGGACGAACGCTGCAGCACCTTCTGGATGAGGTCCTGCCCGGGCACGGTCTCGCGCTTGATGCTCACGCCGATCTCGGCGCCGCAGTCGTCGATGGCCGCCTGCATCAGGGATTTGTCCGGCTCGTTGTTGTAGTAGTCCAGGACGGTGAGCGTGTCGGGGTCGGAGCCGGCCGTGCCGGATCCGCCGCCGCAGGCGGTCAGGGCCAGCGGTACGACGGCGGCGGTCGCCGCCGCGGACAGCAGTCGCCGGCGGATGGTGGGCGGGGTGTTCTTCTGCATGGGTGCTCCTGTGTCGGGTGTGTACATCAGAGGGAAGGTGCGCAGCGCGGGCGGTTCAGGCGCCCGCGGCGGGGACCGGCGTCAGCCGGGAATCATCGGCGGCGCTGGCCTCGACGGCAGCGAGGACGCGCTGGACGTAGTCGCCGTCGCCGAACGAAGGGGCGGCGGCGGGGCCTCCGGCGATCGCCCGGGCGAAGCCGACGGCCTGGTGCACGAACGCGTGGTCGTAGCCGAGCCCGTGCCCGGGCGGCCACCACGCGTCGACGTAGGGGTGGTCGGGCTCGGTCACGTGGATCCGGCGGAAACCGGCCTCGGCGGCGGGCAGCGTGTGGTCGTGGAACCAGAGCTCGTTGAGGTTCTCGAAGTCGAAGTAGACGGATCCGGCGGACCCGTTGACCTCGAACTGGATCGCGTTCTTGCGTCCCGCGGCGAAGCGGGTGGCCTCGAAGGAGGCGAGGGCGCCGCCGTCAGTCCGGCCCGTGAAGAGCGCGGCGTCGTCGACTGTGACCTCACCGCTGCCCGCGCCGGCCGTCGCGGCAAGGCCGCCTGAGGCCTCCGGCAGCGGGCGTTGCTTCACGAACGTCTCGGTCAGGGCGCTGACCTCGGCGAGGTGCTGGCCGGTGACGAAGGCGGCCATGTCAACCAAGTGGGCGCCGATGTCGCCGAGGGCGCCCGAGCCGGCGCGTTCGCGCTGGAGCCGCCAGACGAGCGGGAAGTCAGGGTCCGCGATCCAGTCCTGCAGGTAGCGGGCCCGGATGTGGCGGATCTGCCCGAGCCGCCCGTCCTCAACGAGGCGCCGGGCGTACGCGATCGCCGGCGTGCCGCGGTAGCTGTAGCCGACCATGGACTTCACGCCCCGATCGGCTGCCGCCCGGGCCGCCGCGACCATCGCCGCGGCCTCCTCCGGAGTGTTGGCCAGCGGCTTCTCGCACAGTACGTGCTTGCCGGCCTCGAGCGCGGCGATCGCGATCGGCGCGTGCAGGTCGCCGGGCACGCAGATATCGATCACGTCGACGTCGTCCGCTTCGACCAGCCGCCGCCAGTCCGTCTCGACCCGCCCGATCCCGAAGCGGGTCGCGAACTCCCCGGCCCGCGTCCCGTCGCGGCCGCTGACGGCGACGATTTCGGGGCGGGCGGCAAGATCGAAGAATTTCGGGGCGCTCTGCCAGGCCGCCGCGTGGATGCTGCCCATGAACGAGTACCCGATCAGGCCGATGCGCAGCGTCTGCGCACTCTTCGCGTCTGTCATGCCGTTCCTCTCCTCCCCCGGCGGTGTGTCCGCTCGATCGCGTTGACACCCCACCGGTTAAGCGCTTAACTTGTCTGGAGTCGAGTATGGAGTGATGCGATTCACATTGTCAACACCCGCCGCGATTTACCGGCAGGCATAATGAGGTGGAACCCGAAAAAGGAGGGCGTCATGGCCACCATGCAGGACGTCGCACGGCACGCCCAGGTCTCCATCGCGACCGTTTCCTTCGTCCTCAACAAGACGAAGCCCGTCACGGCGGCGACGCGGGAGCGCGTCGAGGCGGCCATGGCGGAACTCGGCTACCGCCGCAATCCGGCCGGGAGCGCCCTGGCCCGCGGCCGCACGGACATCATCGCGCTCCTCTATCCCGCGCTCCAGCGCCAATTGCATGCGACGGCGACCCGCTTCTTCACGAGTGCGGCCGAGCGCGCGAGCGAACGCGGATTCAGTCTCGTCCTCTGGCCCGCCGCCAATGAGGCCGCGCAAATCGAAGAGCTCACACGCAGCGGCCTGATCGACGGAGTCCTGCTCATGGAGGTCCAGCTCGACGACGCCCGCGTCGAGGCCCTGCGCGGCGGGAGCACGCCCTTCGCTCTGATCGGCCGCACCCAGGACCCCTCCGGCCTACCCTTCGTCGACATCGACTTCGAGCAGACGGTAGTGCAAGCGGTCGAGCAGATCGTCACCCTCGGCCACACGAACATCGCCTTCATCTACGACCACTCCGGCCCCACGACCCTGCACGCCTACGGCGCGATCGCGCGGGCAAGCCGCGCCTTCCACGACACCCTGGCGCAGTCGGGCCTGACGGGGGTCTTAGTGGACTGCCGCGAGAATCCGCGCGCGGGCCGCCTCGTGGGCGAGACCTTCCGCGCCGATTTCCCGGACGCCACCGCCGTGATCATCATGAACGAGCTGGCGAGCCCGGGCTTCATGACGGGCCTGCGCCGCTCCGGTGCCCGGGTCCCCGAGGACCTCTCGGTGCTCTCGATCGTCTCCTCGGAAACCGTCGCGACGATGTCAGACCCGGAGCTGGCGTTCATGCGCGCCCCCGCCGTCGAGCTGGGCCGGCTCGGCGTGGACGCCATCATCGACCGGATCACCGCCCCGGACTCGCCCCTCCCCCACACCCTCGTCCCCTGTGAAATGGTCCCCGGCCCCTCCCTCGGGCCGACCCCGGAGCACTAACCCACGCGCCACTCGGTGCCCGGGCCGACTCGGCGCGCAAACTCGTCGTCGTGCGTGACGAGAACCAGCGCCCCGCCGAAGCCTTCGAGCGCGGAGACCAGCTGGTCCACCGAGTCGAGGTCGAGGTTGTTGGTCGGCTCGTCGAGCAGGAGCAGCTGCGGAGCCGGGTCCGCCAACAGGATCCGCGCGAGCGCGACCCGGAAGCGCTCCCCGCCCGAGAGCTGTCCGACCGCCTCGCCCACACGCGCACCGCGGAAGTGGAAGCGCGCCAGTCGAGCCTTGACCTCCGCCTCCGTCGAGCCCGGCAGCACGGAGCGAACGTTCGCGAGCACGCTGGCGTCGTCGTTGAGGCCCTCCCAGCCGTCGCCGCCACCGAGGCGCTGGCGCAACCAGCCCACCGGCACGACGGCGGCGTCGGCAATTTGCGCGAGCAGCGTCGACTTGCCGGCCCCGTTGCGCCCCGTCACGCGCACGCGTTCGGGCCCGCGCAGGTGCAGGATTGCGCCGCCGACGGGGGACTGATCGACTACTGCGTCGCGAGGCAGGTCAAGGCTCGCGAGCGGAAGATCGAGGACCGTGCGCCCGGCCGGGACGCAGGTGTCCGGCAGGTCGATGCTGATCGCGATGTCCGCCGGCAGCTCCTCCCGGGCGGCGTCGAGGTCTGCGCGGGCCGCCCCCTCCTTGCCCGCCATCATGGTCCGGGTCCGGCCGGCCGTGGCCTCGGCCTGGTTGCGTCGCGCGTTGGCGAGGATCTTGGGCATGCTGTCGGCGGCGGCCCGGCCCGAGCGGGCGCTGCGGGCGAGCTTGGTTTCCGCCTCGATTCGCTGCCGGCGCTCGGTTGCAAGGTGAGAGGCCGCCTCGCGCACGCGCCGCTCGGCGCTCTCGCGCTCGGCCGCGAGGCCCTGACGGTAGACCTCCCACGCGTCCGCCGTCCCCGAAGCGCCGAACGTGCGCAGTTCCGCCCGCTCGGCGAGCATCGAGCGCACGCCGACGGGGCGCAGCTCGGCGATGGCGTCGACGCGGCGCAGCAGCTCGACGTCGTGGCTGGCCACCACCAGGGTGCGGTCGCCGCGGCCCGCACCCCAGCGCTCGACGGCGGAGTAGAACCGGGCGCGGGCGACGGCGTCGAGGTTGTTGGTCGGCTCGTCGCAGAGCGTGAGGGCTGCACCCGCGCGCTCGACGCCGGCGAGCGCGACGATCATCGCCTCCCCGCCGGAGAGCGTCCCGACGCTACGGGTGAGGAACCCGGGCCCGTCGACGGGCAGCCCGTACTCGGCCAAGAGCGCGATGCTGCGCTCCTCGAGGTCCCACTCGTCGCCGACCAGCTCCAGGGCGCGCAGCAGTTCGTCGCCCTCGAGCCCGCCGTCCAGCACTCCGCGCAGGGCGTCGAGCCGGCCGGCGATGCCGAGCAGATCGGCGACCGTGTCGCCGGTGCGCAGGGTGGTCTCCTGCGGGAGGTAGGCGACGTCGTCGGGCGCGGAAAGGCCGCCCTCGGTCGGCGCGAGGCGCGAGGCGGCAAGCTTGAGCAGGACGGACTTGCCGGTCCCGTTGGGGCCGACGAGGCCGACGGTGCCGGTCAGCGTGGCGGTGAGTTCGTCGAAGATGCGGCGGCCGTCGGGCCAGACGAAACCGAGGCGGTCGAGCCGCAGGGATGCCCGTGACGAATCGTGACGCGGCATGCGAGGACGTACTGACGAGGGGGTTGAAGACATGGGGCGCTCCCGGGAAGAGATGGATGCGCCGGCGGGTGCGGCGCGATTCAGCGGAGGGTGCGCACGGTCTTCAACGGAATGCCTTTGCTCGACGACGGGAGGACCTCAGTTTCCGCCATCCCATTGGGCTTTGTCAACCAGTACTCGCGGACCCGCTCGGACGTGATGACCGACACGTGAGGGCGCGGGGACTTGAATTAGGAACCACTTGTATGTGCTTAATGTCATCGCATTAGGCAAGCCTTACTTAAAGGTCGAAGTTTCGGCGGACTCCCCCAGCCCACCACCGCCTCGGCCTCCGTACTTGTCAGGGATCGAATCATCAGGAGAGTCCATGACCCCCGTGAGCATCACCGACCGCACCGGCGTCCCCCTCGGGGCCGCCGCCTCCGCGGTCCCGCAGCACCCGCTGGCGGCCGCCAACCAGCTGCTGGCCGGTGAGACCGTGCACCAGTTCATCGCCGAATCCGGTGCCGCGACGCTGCTGGCGGCCTCGGCCGTCGCCGGCGCCCGCGGCCCCTCGACCGGCCCCACGCCGGAGGCCCTCGGCGCGCGCATCGACGCCGTCGACCTCTCGGCCCCGCTCGGCGGCACCAACGCCGCCCTCACCGAGGCCGCGGACCTCTATCTCAAGGACGCCGTCTACTTCCACCATCCGCGCTACCAGGCGCACCTGAACTGCCCCGTCCTGATCCCCGCCGTCGCCGCCGAGGCACTCGTGACCAGCGTGAACTCCTCGATGGACACGTGGGACCAGTCGGCCGGCGCGACCCTCATCGAGCGCCGCCTGACGCGCTGGACCGCGGACCTCATCGGCCTCGGCACGGACGCCGACGGCATCTTCACCTCGGGCGGCACGCAGTCCAACCTGCAGGCGATGCTCATCGCCCGCAACCACGCGGTCGCGTCCCGCACGGGCTCGCTGCCCGAGCGCCTGGCCGGGCTGCGCATCTACGCTTCGGCCGATTCGCACTTCAGCATCTCCAAAGCCGCCACCCTGCTCGGCATGGGCGAGGACGCCGTCGTCGCCGTCCCGACCGACTCCGCCCACCGCATGGACGCGGCTGCGCTGCGCTCCGCCGTGGACGCCGACGCCGCCGCCGGCCTGACCCCGATGGCGATCGTCGCCACCGCCGGCACCACCGACTTCGGGGCCATCGACCCGCTGGCCGCGTGCTCCGCCCTCGCGGGTGAGCACGGTGCCTGGTTCCATGTCGACGCCGCGTACGGCTGCGGCCTCCTGATCTCCCGCCACCGGGACCGACTCGCCGGCATCGAGGGTGCCGACTCGGTCACCGTGGACTACCACAAGTCCTTCTTCCAGCCCATCGGCTCGAGCGCCCTGCTCCTCGCCGACGGCGCGAACTTCGGGCACATCACCCATTACTCCGAATACCTCAACCCCGCCGGGCAGGCCGGCACCGTGCCGAACCAGGTCGACAAGTCGCTGCAGACCACGCGC
Encoded here:
- a CDS encoding carbohydrate ABC transporter permease, yielding MRAHPGAPTAAATAGAPGPVRRRRLRRDDVVKFMFVVPAAVYVALFFGYPVVKNVVMGFQDYTTATFFTGEAPWVGLTNYVTAMSSQLFVPALWNTAVFTVGSIAGQFAIGLALAVFFHRKFPLSGFMRAVLLLPWLLPLIVASATWRSIMELDGGILNQALRGLGLDAVPWLTDPDLALTAVILVNIWVGIPFNVTILYGGLQEIPEEQYEAAALDGATGWKAFWHITLPNLRGVISVVLILGVVYTLKVIDIILGLTNGGPANATQTIAIRSYQSSFVDFEFGVGAAFSNVLIVISLVFALVYLRSTRRSAN
- a CDS encoding sugar ABC transporter substrate-binding protein, whose amino-acid sequence is MQKNTPPTIRRRLLSAAATAAVVPLALTACGGGSGTAGSDPDTLTVLDYYNNEPDKSLMQAAIDDCGAEIGVSIKRETVPGQDLIQKVLQRSSSRTLPDVLMLDNPDVQEIAQSGGLTPLSDYGLDTSGFAQGILDAASYEGEVYGLGPVVNTLGLFYNVDMLEEAGIEPPQTWDELKSAAEALTEGDRYGLSFSAVATYEGSWQFLPFMWSNGGDETDLTTPQVAEALELWVDLVESGSASESVMNWSQGDAKDQFAAGNAAMTINGPWQIPALEESGINYDSVQVPVPNAGETPIAPLGGEVWTVPATGDEAKQAKAAEFVACISGEENQLEIAKATFKVPTRTDLIDEYVEEVPSMEAFAEQVRNARSRTGQLGTEWPATATEIYTAIQLALTGKATAEEAFEQAAQG
- a CDS encoding Gfo/Idh/MocA family protein, with translation MTDAKSAQTLRIGLIGYSFMGSIHAAAWQSAPKFFDLAARPEIVAVSGRDGTRAGEFATRFGIGRVETDWRRLVEADDVDVIDICVPGDLHAPIAIAALEAGKHVLCEKPLANTPEEAAAMVAAARAAADRGVKSMVGYSYRGTPAIAYARRLVEDGRLGQIRHIRARYLQDWIADPDFPLVWRLQRERAGSGALGDIGAHLVDMAAFVTGQHLAEVSALTETFVKQRPLPEASGGLAATAGAGSGEVTVDDAALFTGRTDGGALASFEATRFAAGRKNAIQFEVNGSAGSVYFDFENLNELWFHDHTLPAAEAGFRRIHVTEPDHPYVDAWWPPGHGLGYDHAFVHQAVGFARAIAGGPAAAPSFGDGDYVQRVLAAVEASAADDSRLTPVPAAGA
- a CDS encoding LacI family DNA-binding transcriptional regulator — translated: MATMQDVARHAQVSIATVSFVLNKTKPVTAATRERVEAAMAELGYRRNPAGSALARGRTDIIALLYPALQRQLHATATRFFTSAAERASERGFSLVLWPAANEAAQIEELTRSGLIDGVLLMEVQLDDARVEALRGGSTPFALIGRTQDPSGLPFVDIDFEQTVVQAVEQIVTLGHTNIAFIYDHSGPTTLHAYGAIARASRAFHDTLAQSGLTGVLVDCRENPRAGRLVGETFRADFPDATAVIIMNELASPGFMTGLRRSGARVPEDLSVLSIVSSETVATMSDPELAFMRAPAVELGRLGVDAIIDRITAPDSPLPHTLVPCEMVPGPSLGPTPEH
- a CDS encoding ATP-binding cassette domain-containing protein, producing the protein MPRHDSSRASLRLDRLGFVWPDGRRIFDELTATLTGTVGLVGPNGTGKSVLLKLAASRLAPTEGGLSAPDDVAYLPQETTLRTGDTVADLLGIAGRLDALRGVLDGGLEGDELLRALELVGDEWDLEERSIALLAEYGLPVDGPGFLTRSVGTLSGGEAMIVALAGVERAGAALTLCDEPTNNLDAVARARFYSAVERWGAGRGDRTLVVASHDVELLRRVDAIAELRPVGVRSMLAERAELRTFGASGTADAWEVYRQGLAAERESAERRVREAASHLATERRQRIEAETKLARSARSGRAAADSMPKILANARRNQAEATAGRTRTMMAGKEGAARADLDAAREELPADIAISIDLPDTCVPAGRTVLDLPLASLDLPRDAVVDQSPVGGAILHLRGPERVRVTGRNGAGKSTLLAQIADAAVVPVGWLRQRLGGGDGWEGLNDDASVLANVRSVLPGSTEAEVKARLARFHFRGARVGEAVGQLSGGERFRVALARILLADPAPQLLLLDEPTNNLDLDSVDQLVSALEGFGGALVLVTHDDEFARRVGPGTEWRVG
- a CDS encoding pyridoxal phosphate-dependent decarboxylase family protein, whose translation is MTPVSITDRTGVPLGAAASAVPQHPLAAANQLLAGETVHQFIAESGAATLLAASAVAGARGPSTGPTPEALGARIDAVDLSAPLGGTNAALTEAADLYLKDAVYFHHPRYQAHLNCPVLIPAVAAEALVTSVNSSMDTWDQSAGATLIERRLTRWTADLIGLGTDADGIFTSGGTQSNLQAMLIARNHAVASRTGSLPERLAGLRIYASADSHFSISKAATLLGMGEDAVVAVPTDSAHRMDAAALRSAVDADAAAGLTPMAIVATAGTTDFGAIDPLAACSALAGEHGAWFHVDAAYGCGLLISRHRDRLAGIEGADSVTVDYHKSFFQPIGSSALLLADGANFGHITHYSEYLNPAGQAGTVPNQVDKSLQTTRRFDALKLWVSLRSMGAEAIGALFDELIDLAATAASLVAAHPELELAAEAQLSTVVFRFVPAGHDDAAPGAAIALNALQDEIRASLYSSGEAMVAATTVDGARHLKLTLLNPRATLADLEAVLTAVVVAGARLTEEAAR